The genomic window GGCGGGACGGCGCGCACGCGCTCGCTGGTCATCGTCATCGAAATGGCGCTCGCCATGGTGCTGCTCGTCGGCGCGGGCCTGCTCATCCGCAGCTTCGAGCGGCTCACGCACGTCGATCCCGGATTCCGGGCGGACCAGCTGTACGTCTTCGACATCGCGCTTACCGGCAAACGGTACGATGATTCGCCGCCGACCATCGCGTACACGAGGGACGTGCTGCAACGTCTCGCCGCGCTGCCGGGCACCGAGCAGGTTGCGGTCGCCGCGGGCCGTCCGTTAGACCCGGATCCCACCTACAGCGTGTCGACGTCGTTCACGCTCGATGGCGAACCGAAACCCGAGCCGGGCCGCGAACCGGAGTCCGCGGTCATCCCCGTTTCGCCGAGCTATTTTCGCACGGTCGGCCTGGGTCTCGTGCGCGGGCGCGTGTTCACCGAACCGGAGAACCGATTGGACGCGCCGCCGGTGGTGGTGGTGAACGAGGCGCTGGCCAAGCGGTACTTCCCGGGGCAGGATCCGATCGGCAAGCACATCACGTTCGGGGTCTCGTACACCCCGCGGTCGAACGACACGACGACGGTCACGGTGCGCGGCGAGATTGTGGGCATCGTGCACGACGCGAAGCAGGAATCGCTCGCCGAAACGCCGGCGCCGGCGACGTACGTGCCGTACAACACGTTTCCGTTAGGCGTGACGTTTCTGGTGCGGAGCCACGCGCCGAAGGCCGCCGTCGAAGCCGCGATCGCGGCCCAGGTGCGCGCGGTGGATCCCAACGTGGCGATGTACGAGCTGGGCAGCATGAGCGACGCGATGGCGGCCTCGACGTCGCAACCATTGTTCTACACCGTGCTCCTCGGCGCCTTCGCGCTTTTGGCCCTGCTGCTGGCGACGCTCGGCATCTACGGCGTGATCGCGTTCCTCGTCACGGAGCGCACGCGCGAGCTGGGCATCCGGATCGCGTTAGGCGCGACGTCGGCGGCGATCGAGCGGCTCGTGGTCTCGCGCGGCCTGCTGCTCACGCTCGGCGGCATCGCGTTCGGACTGCTGGGCGCCATCGGCGCGACGCGCGGCATCCGGTCGCTGCTCTACGACGTCACGCCGCTCGACGTCCCGACGTTCGCCGCCGTCGCCGTGGTCCTCGGCGCGGTCGCCGCCGCGGCGTCGTGGATTCCGGCGCGGCGCGCGTCGCGCATCGATCCGGCGATCGCGATGAAAGCCGAGTGAGCGCGCCCGCTGCGTTCAGGCGGTCCGCGTCACGCCATCGATCGTGACGCGGTGCGAGACCAGCGGCAGCGGGTGATCGGCCTCGTCCGCGATCCCGATGGCCGTGCGCAGCGCGGCGCGGCCGACCTCGATGCCCGCGTCGTCGCGGGCGAAAATCGTCGCGATCGGCTCCCCGCGCTCCACCCAGTCGCCCGGTTTGGCGGTGATCACGAAGCCGACACCCGGGTCGAGCGGATCGTCCGGGCGCTCGCGGCCGCCGCCTAACGCAATCAGCGCGCGGCCGATGGGCCGCGGGTCCACGCGCGCGACGAAGCCGCGGCGCGACGCCTCGAACAGCTCGCAGGCGCCGGCCTGCGGCAGCACGGCCGGGTCGTCCACCACGCCCGGGTTGCCGCCCTGCGCCTCGATGACCTCCTGCAGCCGGCGCGCCGCCTCACCCGACGAGATCGCGCGCTCCATGCGCCGGCGTGCGTCGTCGCCATCGGCGGCCACGCCGCCCAGCTGCAGCATCTCGGCGCCTAACGCAAAGGTCACGGCCATCAGGTCCGACGGACCGTCGCCCTGCAGCGCGTGGATTGCTTCCTCCATCTCCAGGGCGTTGCCCACCGCGCGCCCCAACGGACGGTCCATGGCCGTGAGCAGCGCCACCACCGTGCAGCCGCGGCTCTCGCCTAACGAAACCATCGTCCCGGCCAGCTCGAGCGCCGCGTCCAGATCCGGCACCAGCGACCCCGACCCGCGCGTGATGTCGAGCACCAGCCCCGTCAGATCCTCCGCCAGCTTCTTGCTCATGATGCTCGACGCGATGAGCGGTACCGACTCGGACGTCGCCGTTGCGTTGCGCAGCGCGTACATCCCGCGGTCCGCCGGCACCACCTCCGCCGACTGGCCCATCATCACGCACCCGATTCGCTCCAGCTGCGCGCGCGCGTCCGCAAGCGCGATGTCCGTCCGCATGCCCGGGATCGATTCCAGCTTATCGAGGGTTCCTCCAGTATGCCCGAGCCCGCGACCCGTCATCATCGGCACCGCCACGCCCAACGACGATACCAGCGGCGCAAGGATGAGCGAGGTTTTGTCGCCCACGCCGCCCGTCGAGTGCTTGTCCACGCGCGCGGCGGCAAGATGTGCCAGCGAGAGTTGGGCGCCGCTTCGCCGCATGGCATCGGTCAGTGCAGCCGTTTCAGTGCGGTCGAGACCGTGCACGTACACGGCCATCAGCATCGCCGCCATCTGATAGTCGGGGACGTCGCCCGCCACATATGACCGGATCAACGCACTCCATTCCGACGGCTCGAGACGGCCGCCGTCTCGTTTCCGCTCGATGAGCCGTGTGACGAGCATTGACCGGGGTTGGGGGTATTTCTACGTTGTCGCCGGCGCGAAGCGCTGCGACCTGATGCGCTTTCACCGTCCAAATGTCGGAGCTTTCATGTACATCCGCTACCTCATCGCCGCGGCGGCGTTCACACTCGTTGCCGGCTCCGCTCACGCGCAGTCCGCGGCTGTCCACATTGCCGAAGGCGACAGCGCCGACGCCGCGCTGCAGCCGTCGACCGCGCTCGAGCACTACGAAGCGGCGCTGTCCGCCGACTCGACCAACTACGAGGCGCTCTGGAAGGCGTCACGCGAAGCCGTTGACCTCGGCGAATTCGAGCCCGACAAGAACAAACGAAAGGACTATTTCGCAGAAGGCGAACGCTTCGCGCGCCGCGCCGTAGCGGCGGATTCGACCAACGCCGAGGGTCACTTCGCGCTCGCGCGAGCGCTGGGACGCGTCGCGCTCACGTTGGGCGCGCACGACCGCGTGAAGTACGGAAAGGAAGTTCGCAATCAAGCGCTCGATGCGCTCAAGTACGACTCGCTCCACGCCGGCGCCCTGCACGTGCTCGGCCGCTGGAACGCGGAAATCATGCGTTTGAGCGGCTTCTCGCGCTTCTTCGCCAAGACCTTCCTCGGCGGCGGCGTGTTCGATCAGGCGAGCTGGGACTCGGCGGTCTACTACATGGAGAAGTCAGTCGCCGTCGATCCCAAGCGCATCGTCCACCGACTGGACCTGGCCGAGATCTACCGCGATCGGGACAAGCCCGGCGATCGGGAGAAGGCACGCGAGCAGTTTCAGGCAGTGATCGACGGCCCGATCACTGAATACAACGACAAGTTCTACAAGAAACAGGCAGCAGAGGAACTCGCCAAGCTCCACTGACCGGTCTCGAAGACGCGCAGAATCCGGCGCCGCAGACTTGCGGCGCCGGCCGTCTCACGAGAGGTTCAGACTCTGCCGCAGTTTCTTTTCGCCCTTCCGCGCGCTCCTCCGAATGTCATCCCGCAGGTCTTCTACACGGTCGGACACGTGCTCGCCGAGCCGCCGCGCGCGACGGCGAAGAAATCGGCGTGTTTCGTCGCCGGCGCGCGGCGCCATCAAGAGCGCGCAGCCCGCGCCCAGCACCAGACCAAGCATGAGGCCGCCGGCAAACATTGCGACGCCCGAGGTTTCGTCTTCCGTCTCATTGTCCTGGTCCTCGACATCATCTGCATCATCGGTCGCGTCAGACACGTTCGCCTCCGCTGCGTTGGGGTCGTTGTTTCGGGTTCGGGAAGTAATGGAATCTGTTGGGCGAGACATCGTTAACGTGCGTTACTCTGATGCCGATGGGAGCGAGCATGGCAAGAAGCTTGCTTAACGCTGCGGTATCTGTCGAGGTCTCACGCCACACGAGGCATGTGCCCGACGAGACGGACACTGGCCGTGCGTTCGAGCGTTTCGGCGATCAGAACGAGAGCAGCCTGCGATCCGCCTGTCTTCCGAATGCAGCAGGGCACTCCGCTCGAGGACACGAATGACCAGCATCAGATTGAAGACTGTGCTGCTCGTGGAAGACAACGAAGACAACAGGATCGTGTACTCCACGATTCTGCAGCACTTCGGCTATCGAGTCACCGAGGCGTTGAACGGCGAGGAAGGCATCGCCAAGGCGCGCACGGAGCAGCCCGATCTGATCTTGATGGACATTTCGATTCCGGTGATCGACGGCTGGGAAGCCACGCAGGTGCTCAAGCGTGATCCGAAAACGCGTCGCATTCCGATCATCGCGCTCACCGCGCACGCGCTGGCGTCGGATCGCGAGAAAGCCATGGAAGTCGGATGCGACAGTTATCTCGCGAAGCCGTGCGAACCCAAGACGGTCGTGAGCGAGGTGGAGCGATTCATTGGCCGAGGCGATGGACGGTGAAGTTCGGCGCGCACCGCGGGTCCTGATTGTCGATGACAGCGAGGACAGCCGCGAGGTGTTGCGTGTCCGGTTCGATGCGACCGGGTACGTCACGGAGTGCGCGTGTGATGGCGCGGAGGCGCTGAAGATCGTCGCCGATTCTCCGCCCGACGTCATCGTGCTCGACGTGATGATGCCACGGGTGGATGGCAACGAAGTCGCGCGCCGCATCAAGGCCGATCCGTCGCTGCCGTTCATTCCGATCATCATGCAAACGGCGCTCGACGAGGTCGAGCAAAAGGTTCGCGGCTTGAGCGCGGGCGCCGATGACTACGTCACCAAGCCCGTCGAGTTTGCAGAGCTCGAGGCGCGCGTGCGATCGATGCTCCGCATCAAGGCGCTGCAGGATGCGCTGCAGCGCCGCGAGTCCGAGCTCGAGCGCGCAAACGCGAAGCTCCTCGAGCTCGCGGTGTCGGATCCGCTGACGGGACTCGACAATCGCCGCCGGTTGGACGAGCGGTTCCACGAAATGTTCGAGCACGCTGTTCGCCTAAAAGAACCGTTGGCGGTCGCGATGTTCGACCTCGATCATTTCAAGCAGGTGAACGACGACTTCGGCCACCGCGCCGGCGACGAGATGCTGCGCCAGATCGGCTCGGTGCTGCGCGCGTCGATGCGTGAGATCGACCACGTTGGGCGCTATGGCGGCGAAGAGTTTCTGGTCCTCCTCCCCGGCACCGCGCTCGACGCCGCGGTGACCTTCGCCGAGCGGGCGCGTCTCAGGGTAGCGGCGCATCGGTTCTCCTTCGAGGGACGGCCGTTCCAAGCCACGATCAGCTGCGGCGTTGCGGCCTGGCCGGACCAGCGGCTGGTGAATCGCGACGAATTGCTGCAAGCCGCCGACGACGCACTGTATGTGGCCAAGCGAACGGGACGCGACCGCGTCGTCCGATACGCCAGCGCCGAGTTCACCGCGAACGTCAGGAAATCTCATGATCAGCATGGCAGTGGAGCGCCCGCGGGAGGAGCAACCGTCGGGTAACGGTGACACGATCGCCACGCTTCGCGCGCGCATCTCCGAGCTCGAGCGCGAACGCGATCACCTCGTGGCCGTCGTCGACATCCTCACCGAAATCTCGTCTTCGCTGCATTTCGTCGACATCCTGCAGACCATCGCCAAGAAGTTAGGCGACACGTTCGGCCTCGACCGCTGCTCGATCTATCTGTTGGGCGAGCAGCGCGATGTCCGCCTCATGGCGACGTACGAAGCGCCGGCAATGAACAACCTCATCGTCGACCTCGACCGGTATCCCGAGCTCAAGCGCGCCTTCGAGAGCGGCGAGACGGTCTTCATTCCCGACGCCGCCGCCGACCCGATGCTCCAGCAGATGCAGCCGGTGCTCGCGCTGCGAAACGTCCGCTCGATCGTGGTGGTGCCGATCCGGTGGCGCGGCACCGTGATCGGCGCGATTTTCCTGCGCACCGAGCGCGAGGGCGCGCCGTTCTCCGACCGCGACATCCGCTTCTGCCAGGTGGTCGCCGCCCTGACCGCCAATGCGCTGCGCAACGCGCACCGCTACGAAGCTCTCCAGCGCGGGCAGAAAGAAGCCCAACGCAATGGCCGCCAGGGCGAGCTCCAGCGCATCGCGCTCATCGCATTCGTACGCCGCCTGCTCGACCGCTACACGAACACCGAAGACCACATGTGGGCCGAAACGCTCCTGGCAACGTCGGCGGATGAGGAGCTGGAGAGGCTGGTGTCGGTGACGCTCGAGGTAGTCGGAGAAGAAGCGAAGAGCTGATCCGCCGGGCGCGCTGCGCGCGCCGCCCGAACATCATATTTTTCGTTCGTGACGTCCCCGAACGATCGTTCCCCAGACTGCCGGCAGCTCGAGACGAGGGCGCGAGATCTTCGCGCGCGGCTCGAACGCGCCAACCACTGCTACTACGTGCTCGACGCACCCGAGATTTCGGATCGCGAATACGATCTGATGATGCGGGAGCTGCGCGACATCGAAGACCAGTGTCCCGACCTCCGCACGCCGGACTCGCCGACGCAGCGTGTCGGCGCGGCGGTGCAGAGCGGTCTCGCCAAGGTCGATCACCTGGTGCCGATGCTCTCGCTCGCCAATGCATTCGACGACGACGAGCTCCGCGACTGGGAAGTTCGCGCGGTGCGCATCGCCGGCGCCGAGGTCCGCGACTCCGGCTACACGGCGGAGCTCAAGATCGACGGCAACGCCGTCAATCTCACGTACGAACGCGGCGTGCTCGTGCGCGGCGCGACGCGGGGCGACGGGACCGAAGGCGAAGACGTCACCATCAACTTGCGCACCATCCACGACATTCCGCTCCGGCTGCACACGCCTAACGCACCGGACCTCATCGAAGTCCGCGGCGAGTGCTACATGACGTTCGACGGATTCGAGAAGCTCAACGACCGCCGGCGGCAAGACGGGGAGAAAGTCTTCGCCAATCCGCGCAACTCGGCCGCGGGATCGCTGAGGCAGTTGGACCCCGCGATCACCGCGAAGCGCCGCCTGCGGTTCTTCGGCTACGCCGTGGCGCCCGGGCCCGGCGTGCGCCTGCCCTTCACCACGCAGTGGGCGCTGCTCGACACGCTCGAGAGCTGGGGCTTCCCCGTCGAGCCGCACCGGCGGCATTGCCAGACGCTCGAAGAGGTCGTGACGTTCGTCCAGGAAGTCGAGCACACGCTGCGCGCCAAGCTGGCGTTCGGCATCGACGGCGTCGTGGTGAAAGTCGATGCGCTGAACGTCCAGGACGAGTTAGGCGACGTGGGACGGGAGCCGCGTTGGGCTATCGCGCGCAAGTTCGCGCCCGACATCGAAGTCACGCGTCTCGAGGACATCCGGGTGAACGTCGGCCGCACCGGCGCGCTCAATCCCTACGCCATGCTCGAGCCGGTGGAGATCAGCGGCGTCATCGTGAAGCTCGCCACGCTGCACAACGAGGCGCTCGTGCGGCAGAAGGACCTGCGCATCGGCGATTGGGTGCAGGTCAAGCGCGCCGGCGAGGTGATACCGCAGGTGATCGGACCCATTCCCGAGCGCCGCGACGGAACCGAGCGCGAATGGCACATGCCGGATCGCTGCCCCGTGTGCAACACACCCGTCGAGCGCGACGCGGATCAAGCCGCGGTGTACTGTCCTAACGTTGCCTGTCCCGGACGGCAGCTCGAGGGCCTCGTGCACTTCGTGTCTGGCGGCGCAATGGACATTCGCGGGCTGTCGTACGCACGAATTCGCCAGCTCATCGATGCGGGCCTGGTGCACGACTTCGCCGACATCTTCTCGCTCACCGTCGAGCCGTTGGTGCGGCTCGAGCGCTTCGCCGAGAAGAGCGCCGAGAATCTCGTGGCGGCAATCGACGCGTCGAAGCGACAGCCGCTCTCGCGGCTCCTCAACGGACTCGGGATCCTGCACGTGGGCGAGATGGCTGCCCAGGTCCTCGCGCGGCACTTTCGCACGCTCGATGCTCTCGCGCGTGCCACCGAAGAACAGATCACATCCGTGCGCGGTGTGGGCGACATCATCGGGCGATCCGTGGCGGCGTACTTCGCCAACGACACCACCAGAGCGTTGATCGAGAAGCTGCGCGAACGAGGAGTGAATTTCGAGGAACCGGCCGGCAAGCACGCAGGCAATGGCGCCGGTAGCCTCACGGGCAAGACAGTCGTCATCACCGGTACGCTGCCCACGCTCTCCCGTAAGGCGGCTACCGAGTTGGTCCAGAACGCCGGCGGACACGTCACGTCGTCCGTGTCCAAGAGCACCAGCTTCGTCGTAGTCGGCACGGATGCGGGGAGCAAGCTGGATCGCGCGCGCGAGCTCGGCGTCGAGATCATTGATGAAACGGAGCTCTTGCGCCGAGCAGGAGCCGAGCCTAAAAACCAGTAGCGCGGCGCGACAGGCGCCGACTCGTCCAACACACGAGGCAGTCATGGCCGACACGATCAACCTCGCCGATCACGCACTGGTGGCTGTGAGCCGTCCCGCCATACACGCGCTGCGCGCCGCCCTCCTGCGCGACGTCGGGCCGGCGTCGGCGGCGGCGCTGCAGGAAGCGGGATACGCCGGCGGCGCCACAGTGTTCGAAGCGTTTCGCGCCTGGCTGCACGAGCGGGGTGACGGCGCTCCGGAAGATCTCGACTTCGAAACCTTCCAACGGCGCGCGTCCGAGTATTTCCGGCTCGCCGGTTGGGGCACGTTGGAGATCGGCTCGCTGCGGGACGCGGTGGCGACCGTCGACACCGATGACTGGGGCGAAGCGAATCCCGACGAGCACCTGGATCAACCCGGCTGCCACTTCACGACCGGAATGCTCGCCGATTTCTTCGGGCGCTTCTCCGATGTGCCGCTCGCAGTGCTCGAGGTAGAATGCCGCTCCGCCGGCCACGAGCGGTGTCGCTTTCTTCTCGGGAACGGCGACGTCATGCGGTTCCTGTATGACCGGATGGAGCAGGGCGACACGTACGACGCCGTTGTCTCCGCGGTCGAGTAGCCGCGCCTTCGTTAGGCGCGCCTAACCAACGATCAGGAGACGGACGACAGCAGGTCTTCGTCCCATGGGAGCACGATCGTGCTCTCCGTTTCCAGCGCCGAGAAGTCGGGCTCGTACGGCCCGGTGCGGAATCCCACCGCCGTGCGCACATCGGCGGCCCCCGCATTCACCAGCGCGGCCACGGCCATACGCATCGTCTCGCCCGTGTCGCAGGTCTCGTCCACGAGCAGCACGCGACGGTTGCGAACCTCGGGCGGCGCAACGCCCAGAATGGCCGGCGTCTCGCGCACCGATTGGGCGTGATAGCGGCGGCTCACCACAATCGAGTGGAACTCGCGACCGAGGATCGCCGCGATCACCGCGCCCGGAATGACGCCGGCAGTGGCGATGCCGACGACGATCTCGGGATCGTACGTCCGGGCCACCTTGAGCGCGAGTGCGCGAGACAGCTCGCCGAAGAGCGGCCAGTCCACCTCGAAGACGCCGCGCGTTCGGTCCGCGGGCTTACGTCGTGGCGCCACGTGTCCTCCAGGTTGGCGGCCGACTTCGACTCAGCGCGAAAGCTACCGTCGCACGCTCGCGGCCGACAGCGCGGTTGCCGCCCCGCGTGGGCCTGCATAAGTTTGCCCTCGACAGGTACGCCGAGTGCGCATTCCTGCACCGCGCCACCGTGGTGCGCCTTCCCACCCAAGTTCTCGACTCTAGACGCATCGCATGTCCTGGTGGAGCCGCTTGACGGGTGGTGGAACGGCGCACACGCCGCGCCCACAACGTCTCGACTACTTGAGCGAAGCGCTGGCGCTGGAGCGCCAGGGTGACTACGACGCCGCGCTCACGTCGTACCGGCTCGCACTGCGCGATCAGCCCAACGATCAGCGCATCCTCCAGAACATGGCGATCGCGTATTCGCGAACCGGACGACTGGACGACGCCATCCGCTGCTATCGCCGGGCACTCGAAATCGACCCGCAGTTGAGCGGCGCGCACTATGGCCTGGCGTATCTGCTGCTCAAGCGCGGCGACGGCCAAGGCGCCCAACGCCACCTGACGGCCTTTCTGGAGCATCCGCCGTCCACGGTCGAGGCGGAACGGTGGGTCCAGCATGCGCGGCAGACCATCGAGCAGATCAAGGCAGGCGGCGGGGCGGACTCCGTCCCCGGCACGGAATAGCGAGTGGGAACCGTCCTCGCCGTCGTGAGCCAGAAAGGCGGTGTCGGTAAGACGACCACCGCAGTGAATCTCGCCGCCGCGTTCGCTCGGCGCGGTATGAAAACGCTCCTCGTCGACGTGGACCCTCAGGGCGCAGTGCGCTACGGCGTGGGGCTGCGCGCGGACCATGTCACCGTTGGAATTTCCGATTATCTATCGGGAGAGAAGACGCTGCGCGACATCATTTTGCCGACGGCGTTACCATGGCTTCGCGTGATTCTGGCCGGGACCGTCAGCGCGGCCACGAATCACGTCGCGTACCAGCACCGGATGGAGGAGTCCACGTTGCTTCCCGACTTGTTGGCCATGGCGCGGCAGCGCACGGACATCGTCGTGGTCGACACGCCGCCGGGACTGGGCCCGACGGTCGAGCGGGTGCTCTCGGCCTCGCAGCACGTGATCGTGCCGCTGCAGGCCGAGCCGCTGGCGCTCCAGACGACGCCGCAGATTCTGCGCGGCATCCAGGACATCGTGATGACTAACGACGAGCTGACGCTCGACGGACTCGTCCTCACGATGTACGACGAAACGAGTGAAACCAGCGTGCGCGTGTCGGAATACGTGCGGCGCCACCTGCCGCGCAACATGGTGTTCGACCTGGTGATACCGCGGAGCACGGCGGCGGCCGATGCATTCGCGGCGGGCCAGCCGGTGGTATTGCGGTCGCCGGCCGACGCGGCGGCGCAGGCGTACGTGAACCTCGCCACCGAGCTTGCATCACGGTTCGAGTGATGCGGCCCTCCCTCCGGGCGGCGTCGCTCGCGCTGTCGGTCGCCGCGGTGGCCGCGGCGTGCAACGAGGTCGGGACCAACGCCAACGCGCCGGTCGCGATCCAGCTCGATGCGCCCGCGTCGCCGTCCGTCCTGCTCGGCGATACGCTGCGCGACAGTCTGGGGCAGGTCGCGCCGCTGCACGTCGTGGTCTTCAACTTCAAGAACGACAGCATCCCCGGCATCCCGGTGTCGTTCCTGGCCGTCGACTCGACGCACGCGGTGACCGTCGACCCAGCGTTAGGCATCGTGGTCGGACACGCGCTCATTCCGCGCGTGCTCGTGGTCGCGACGGCGGCCGGCCTGCAGTCGATTGCCGACACGATCGCCGTGGTCGACACGCCATCCGTGATGCTGGCCGAAGATTCATCGCGGGACAGCGTCGACTACAGTTTTGCCAACGGACTGCGCGATACGACCATCACCCTCCGCGTGCGCCTGCTGCACCTGCCGGACTCGGTGCCCGTGCCCACGTACGCGGTCCACTACACGATCGTACACCCGTCGCCCTACGACAACACGGATTCGACCAATGCGCAGCTCGTGAAACTCGGCGGAGCGGTCGGACAGCTGGTGGACACGACGGACGTGAACGGCAGCACCAACCTCGGCTTGCGCATCACGCCGTTCACGCACGCGTTCAACGACTCGATCGTCGTACAGGTGAGCGCATCGGCGCCGGGCGGCCTCCCGACGGGCAGTCCGATCACGTACGTTAGGCGCATCAACATCCACTGAGCGCGCAGCGCGGCAGGAACGCGCCGCGCCGAGCGAGGCCTCCATGACGCTGACTGCCGAGTCGAACACGTCGACGGAACGCGATCCGCGACTGTCGCCGACGACGCTCACGCGCCTCTTCTTCGACGCCGTCGAAGGGTACGATCGGCCGAACGCACTGCAGGTGAAGTCGGGTGGCGCGTACCAGCCGATCTCGCACCGCACGCTGGCAACGCGGGTTCGTCACGCCGCGTTCGGGCTCCGCGCGCTCGGCATTCCGGACGGCTCGGCCATTGCCATCCTGTCCGAGAATCGCCCGGAGTGGGCGATCGCCGACTACGGCTGTCTCACCGCGCGCTACATCGACGTGCCGATCTACCCGACCCTCCCGGCCGAGCAGGTCGAGTACATCCTCGAGGACTCCGAGACCGTCGCGATTTTCGTCTCGACACGCGAGCAGGCGCAGAAGATCGCGGCCATTCGCGCATCGCTGCCCAAGCTCAAGTGGGTGATTGCGTTCGACGACCTGGATGGCGGCGGCGTGGATTTCGCGCTCACCGCGCTCGAAGCGCGCGGCGCGGCCAGCGAGACGCCGGACGCCGGCGCGCGCTATCGGACAGAAGCATTGGCCGTCCCGCCGGACCAGGTGGCGACGATCATTTATACGTCGGGCACGACCGGTGAGCCGAAAGGAGCGATGCTCACGCACGGGAATCTCGCGTCCAACGTGGCCGCGGTGGCCAAAGTCATCCCGATAACCGGAGACGATGTATCGCTGAGCTTCCTACCGCTCTCGCACGTGCTGCAGCGGCACTTCGACTATCTCATGTTCGCGACCGGCGTGTCGATCGCGTACGTGGAGTCGATGGACACCGTGACCGTGAACATGACGGAAATCCGCCCAACGCTGGTGGTGGCGGTCCCGCGCGTGTACGAGAAGATCTATGCGCGGGTGCTGGAGAACGCGCTGGCGAGCGGCGCGATCAAGAAGCGCATCTTTTTCTGGGCGCGCGCCGTCGGCGAACGATGGGCGGACGCTCGCCTGTCCGGTCGTGCGCCCAACCCGCTGCTCGCGGCCCAGTATGCGGTCGCGCGGCGGCTCGTGTTCTCGAAACTGCGCGATCGCGTGGGCGGGCGGTTGCGCTATTTCGTGTCGGGCGGCGCGCCGCTGGCGCCGGCGATCAACAAGTTCTTCTATGCCGCCGGGCTGGTGATTCTGGAAGGCTACGGCCTAACGGAAACGTCGCCGGTGATCGCGGTGAACACGCCGGACCGCTATCGCATCGGCACGGTGGGGCCGCCGATCGCCGGCGTCGAGGTGACGATCGCGCCGGACGGCGAGATCATCGTGCGCGGACCGAACGTGATGAAAGGCTACTTCCACAAGCCGGAGGCGACGCGTGATGCGATCGATGCCGATGGCTGGTTCCACACCGGCGACATCGGGGTGCTGGAAGACGGGTTCCTGCGCATCACGGATCGCAAGAAGGACATCATCGTGACCGCGGGGGGAAAGAACATCGCGCCGCAGCCGATCGAAAACCACATCCGGATGAACAAGTACGTGTCGCAGGCGGTGATGATCGGCGACCAACGCAAATTTCCGATCGTGCTCGTGGTGCCCAACTTCGAGCAGCTCGAGCGCTGGGCGAAGCTCAAGAATCTGCTCTACGCGGACCGCAGGCAGCTCCTCGCCCAACCGATGGTCAAGGCGAAGATGGAAAAAGAAGTGTTGGGCAAGCTCGCGGGGCTGGCGCACTTCGAGACGCCGAAGAAGATGGCGTTGTTGGACCGCGACTTCACCGTCGATTCCGGCGAGCTGACGCCGACGCTCAAGGTGCGCCGCCGGGTGATCGACACGAAGTACAAAGCGGTGATCGACCAGCTCTATGCCGGCGGCGAGGCGGCGCGCCGAGGCTAACGCAGTGGCCGGGGCGCCCGCGCGAGGGTGGTGAGGTCGTGCTTCTCGCCCAACCGATCGTGGGCATCGTGCGCGCGCTCGACGATGCCGTGGGGGAGCGGGCTCGCGGTGGGCAGCAGCAGGCGCCCGGAGGGCCTGAGCGCGGCGACGGTGGACGCGAGAAAGTGTTCGGTCGCATGCGCCGCATCGACCGCCATCGCGCGCACTGATTCGGGACGGAGCGGCAGCGCGTCGGGCGCGCGCGCGATCGAGACGCCGGCGCCGCTCGAGACAACGCCTAACGGATCCACCGCCAGCACATGGACGCGCTCGGCGAGCGCGGCCACGTC from Gemmatimonadaceae bacterium includes these protein-coding regions:
- a CDS encoding long-chain fatty acid--CoA ligase → MTLTAESNTSTERDPRLSPTTLTRLFFDAVEGYDRPNALQVKSGGAYQPISHRTLATRVRHAAFGLRALGIPDGSAIAILSENRPEWAIADYGCLTARYIDVPIYPTLPAEQVEYILEDSETVAIFVSTREQAQKIAAIRASLPKLKWVIAFDDLDGGGVDFALTALEARGAASETPDAGARYRTEALAVPPDQVATIIYTSGTTGEPKGAMLTHGNLASNVAAVAKVIPITGDDVSLSFLPLSHVLQRHFDYLMFATGVSIAYVESMDTVTVNMTEIRPTLVVAVPRVYEKIYARVLENALASGAIKKRIFFWARAVGERWADARLSGRAPNPLLAAQYAVARRLVFSKLRDRVGGRLRYFVSGGAPLAPAINKFFYAAGLVILEGYGLTETSPVIAVNTPDRYRIGTVGPPIAGVEVTIAPDGEIIVRGPNVMKGYFHKPEATRDAIDADGWFHTGDIGVLEDGFLRITDRKKDIIVTAGGKNIAPQPIENHIRMNKYVSQAVMIGDQRKFPIVLVVPNFEQLERWAKLKNLLYADRRQLLAQPMVKAKMEKEVLGKLAGLAHFETPKKMALLDRDFTVDSGELTPTLKVRRRVIDTKYKAVIDQLYAGGEAARRG
- a CDS encoding Trm112 family protein, whose product is MFIEIVEAFRCPRPHELMWLVASADRLEDRDILAGELGCPVCGARYPIVDGIADFRGAGAPPPPAPQIVPTDHGARGLRAAALLGLTEGGGLVVLAGEWADAAHDVAALAERVHVLAVDPLGVVSSGAGVSIARAPDALPLRPESVRAMAVDAAHATEHFLASTVAALRPSGRLLLPTASPLPHGIVERAHDAHDRLGEKHDLTTLARAPRPLR